A single region of the Bacillus cereus genome encodes:
- the metK gene encoding methionine adenosyltransferase: MTKKRHLFTSESVTEGHPDKICDQISDSILDAILSKDANARVACETTVTTGLVLVAGEITTSTYVDIPKIVRETIQGIGYTRAKYGFDAETCAVLTSIDEQSADIAMGVDQALEAREGQMTDAEIEAIGAGDQGLMFGFACNETQELMPLPISLAHKLARRLTEVRKDDTLSYLRPDGKTQVTVEYDENGKPVRVDTIVISTQHHPDVTWEEIDRDLKEHVIKAVVPAELMDGETKFFINPTGRFVIGGPQGDAGLTGRKIIVDTYGGYARHGGGAFSGKDATKVDRSAAYAARYVAKNIVAAGLADKAEVQLAYAIGVAQPVSISVDTFGTGKVSEDVLVELVRNNFDLRPAGIIKMLDLRRPIYKQTAAYGHFGRTDVDLSWERTDKAATLKEQAGL, encoded by the coding sequence ATGACAAAAAAACGTCATCTGTTCACATCTGAGTCTGTAACTGAAGGACATCCAGATAAAATTTGTGACCAAATTTCTGATTCAATTTTAGATGCGATCTTATCAAAGGACGCAAATGCACGTGTAGCTTGTGAAACAACTGTAACAACTGGTTTAGTATTGGTAGCGGGGGAAATTACGACTTCTACTTATGTAGATATTCCGAAAATCGTTCGTGAAACAATTCAAGGCATTGGTTACACACGCGCAAAATATGGATTCGATGCAGAAACTTGTGCAGTTTTAACATCTATCGATGAGCAATCTGCTGACATCGCTATGGGTGTTGACCAAGCACTAGAAGCACGCGAAGGTCAAATGACTGACGCTGAGATTGAGGCAATTGGTGCAGGAGACCAAGGTTTAATGTTTGGCTTCGCATGTAATGAAACACAAGAATTAATGCCACTTCCAATCTCGCTTGCTCACAAATTAGCTCGTCGTTTAACTGAAGTACGTAAAGATGACACTTTATCATACTTACGTCCGGATGGAAAAACGCAAGTTACAGTTGAGTATGATGAAAATGGTAAACCTGTACGTGTAGATACAATTGTAATTTCTACACAGCATCATCCAGATGTTACATGGGAAGAAATCGATCGCGATTTAAAAGAGCATGTAATTAAAGCTGTAGTTCCAGCAGAATTAATGGATGGAGAAACGAAATTCTTCATTAACCCAACTGGCCGCTTCGTAATTGGTGGACCACAAGGTGATGCTGGTTTAACAGGACGTAAAATCATCGTTGATACTTACGGTGGATACGCTCGCCACGGTGGCGGTGCATTCTCTGGTAAAGATGCAACGAAAGTTGACCGTTCAGCAGCATATGCAGCTCGTTATGTTGCGAAAAACATCGTAGCAGCTGGTCTTGCTGACAAAGCAGAAGTACAACTTGCATACGCAATCGGCGTAGCGCAACCAGTATCAATTTCAGTTGATACATTTGGCACTGGTAAAGTATCTGAAGACGTACTAGTAGAACTAGTTCGTAACAACTTCGATCTTCGCCCAGCTGGTATTATTAAAATGCTAGACTTACGTCGCCCAATTTACAAACAAACAGCAGCTTACGGCCACTTCGGACGTACTGATGTAGATCTTTCATGGGAACGTACAGACAAAGCAGCTACTTTAAAAGAGCAAGCTGGTCTATAA